The Meriones unguiculatus strain TT.TT164.6M chromosome 6, Bangor_MerUng_6.1, whole genome shotgun sequence genome has a window encoding:
- the LOC132654890 gene encoding spliceosome-associated protein CWC15 homolog yields the protein MTTAARPTFEPARGGRGKGEGDLSQLSKQYSSRDLPSHTKIKYRQTTQDAPEEVRNHDFRRDLEERERAAARGKNWDHPTREHATSSSVSKKPCLDQIPAANLNANDPLMDEEDEHFEEESDDNDAAALLAELEKIKKERAEEQARKEQEQKAEEERIRMENILSGNPLLNLTGPSQPQANFKVKRRWYNDAVFKNCAKGVGDQKKDKRSVNNTLRSEFCKKFMEKYVK from the coding sequence ATGACAACAGCAGCGAGACCAACTTTTGAACCTGCAAGaggtggaagaggaaaaggagaaggggatTTGAGCCAGCTGTCAAAGCAGTATTCAAGCAGAGACCTTCCCTCCCATACAAAGATAAAATACAGACAAACTACACAGGATGCCCCCGAAGAGGTTCGAAACCATGACTTCAGGAGAGacttggaagagagagagagagctgctgcAAGGGGAAAGAATTGGGACCATCCAACCCGAGAACATGCGACTTCCTCTTCAGTGTCAAAGAAGCCCTGCTTAGACCAGATTCCTGCTGCCAACCTTAATGCCAATGATCCTCTCATGGATGAGGAAGATGAGCATTTCGAAGAGGAGAGTGATGACAATGATGCTGCCGCTCTTCTTGCAGAGCTGGAAAAAATCAAGAAGGAAAGAGCTGAAGAGCAGGCCAGGAaggaacaagaacaaaaagcagaggaagagagaattcGCATGGAAAACATTCTGAGTGGAAACCCTCTCCTTAATCTCACTGGCCCATCCCAGCCTCAGGCCAACTTCAAGGTTAAAAGAAGGTGGTACAACGACGCTGTTTTTAAGAACTGTGCAAAAGGTGTAGGTGAtcagaagaaagacaaaagatCTGTAAATAATACACTGCGATCTGAATTTTGCAAAAAGTTCATGGAGAAATATGTTAAGTAG
- the LOC110541118 gene encoding LOW QUALITY PROTEIN: cell division cycle 5-like protein (The sequence of the model RefSeq protein was modified relative to this genomic sequence to represent the inferred CDS: inserted 2 bases in 1 codon), translated as MCQASEFARQTAEESRITNSASSTLLSKYNVTNNSIALRTPRTPASQDRILQGAQNLMVLTNVDTPLKGGLNTPLHKSDFSGVTPQHQVVQIPNAVLSTPFRIPSNGAEGLTFWSGTTPKPVTNATPDRTPLRDKLNINPEDGMADYSDPSFVKQMEGESREHLHLGLLGLPVPKNDFEIVLPENAEKELEEHEIDDTYIEDAADVDAQEQVIRDAEHVKEMKRMHKPAQKDLPRPSEVNETILRPLSVEAPLTDLQKSEELIKKEMITMLHYDLLHHPYEPSGNKKGKHVRFATNYAEHITYLEHSPYEKFSKEELKKAQDVLVQEMEVVKQGMSHGELSSEAYNQLWEECYSQVLYLPDQSRYTRANLASKKDRIESLEKRLEINRGHMTTEAKRAAKMEKKLKILLGGYQSRAMGLMNQLNDLWDQIEQAHLELRTFEELKKREDSAIPHRLECLKEDVQRQQERQKELEQRYADLLVEKXTLQAKF; from the exons ATGT GCCAGGCCAGTGAGTTTGCACGGCAGACTGCAGAGGAGTCTAGAATCACAAATTCTGCTTCCAGCACTCTCCTGTCTAAGTACAATGTCACAAACAACAGCATCGCTCTGAGAACACCACGGACACCGGCCTCCCAAGATAGGATTCTGCAGGGAGCTCAGAACCTCATGGTCTTGACCAATGTGGACACTCCACTGAAAGGTGGGCTTAATACTCCACTGCACAAGAGTGACTTCTCTGGTGTGACCCCGCAGCATCAGGTTGTGCAGATTCCAAATGCGGTTCTGTCTACTCCTTTCAGGATTCCTTCTAATGGAGCTGAAGGGCTGACTTTCTGGAGTGGAACAACCCCCAAACCAGTCACTAatgccaccccagacagaacacCACTGAGAGACAAATTAAACATTAATCCAGAGGATGGAATGGCAGACTATAGTGACCCCTCTTTTGTGAAGCAGATGGAAGGAGAATCTCGTGAACATCTCCATCTAGGGTTGTTGGGCCTCCCTGTGCCTAAGAATGATTTTGAAATTGTTCTACCAGAAAATGCTGAGAAGGAgctggaagaacatgaaatagacGACACCTACATCGAAGATGCTGCTGATGTGGATGCTCAAGAGCAGGTAATACGAGATGCTGAGCATGTAAAGGAAATGAAACGAATGCACAAACCTGCTCAGAAGGATCTACCAAGACCGTCTGAAGTAAATGAAACTATTTTAAGACCTTTAAGTGTAGAAGCACCTCTAACAGATTTACAGAAAAGCGAAGAACTGATCAAAAAAGAAATGATTACGATGCTTCATTATGACCTTCTACATCACCCCTATGAGCCATCtggaaataaaaagggaaaacatGTTAGATTTGCTACCAACTATGCAGAGCACATTACCTATCTGGAGCATAGCCCTTATGAGAAATTTTCCAAAGAAGAACTGAAAAAGGCCCAGGATGTTCTGGTACAAGAGATGGAAGTGGTAAAACAAGGAATGAGTCATGGAGAACTCTCCAGTGAAGCTTACAACCAGTTGTGGGAAGAATGCTACAGTCAAGTCCTATATCTTCCTGATCAGAGCCGCTACACAAGGGCTAATCTTGCTAGCAAAAAGGACAGAATTGAATCACTTGAAAAGAGACTTGAGATAAACCGGGGTCACATGACAACAGAAGCCAAGAGAGCTGCAAAGATGGaaaagaagttgaaaattttGCTTGGAGGTTACCAGTCTCGTGCTATGGGGCTCATGAACCAGTTGAATGACTTATGGGACCAAATTGAGCAGGCTCACTTGGAGCTACGCACTtttgaagaactcaagaaacgtGAAGACTCTGCTATTCCCCACAGGCTGGAGTGTCTAAAAGAAGATGTGCAGCGACAACAGGAACGACAGAAGGAGCTTGAGCAGAGATATGCTGATTTACTGGTGGAGAA GACTTTACAGGCAAAGTTCTGA